The following coding sequences are from one Limnobacter sp. SAORIC-580 window:
- the sodB gene encoding superoxide dismutase [Fe] has protein sequence MQHTLPELPYAMDALAPHISKETLEYHYGKHHAAYVTNLNNLVKGTEFESSSLEDIVKKSTGGVFNNAAQIWNHTFYWHCLSPNGGGAPTGKLADAINAKFGSFDAFKEAFTKSAIGNFGSSWTWLVKKADGSVDIVNTSNAATPLTTQDKPLLTCDLWEHAYYIDYRNARPKYIETFWNLANWEFASKNFEG, from the coding sequence ATGCAACATACACTGCCCGAATTGCCCTACGCGATGGACGCGCTGGCTCCCCATATTTCCAAAGAAACACTGGAGTACCACTACGGCAAGCACCACGCTGCTTATGTGACCAACCTGAACAATCTGGTAAAAGGCACCGAGTTTGAAAGCTCCAGCCTGGAAGACATCGTCAAGAAGTCAACCGGTGGTGTATTCAACAACGCGGCACAGATCTGGAACCACACGTTCTACTGGCACTGCCTGTCACCCAATGGTGGTGGTGCACCCACTGGCAAGTTGGCCGACGCCATCAATGCCAAATTTGGCAGCTTTGATGCGTTCAAGGAAGCCTTTACCAAAAGCGCGATTGGTAACTTTGGTTCTAGCTGGACATGGCTTGTGAAAAAAGCCGACGGTTCAGTGGATATCGTTAACACGAGCAACGCAGCCACACCCTTGACCACTCAGGACAAGCCTTTGTTGACCTGCGACCTGTGGGAACACGCCTACTATATCGATTACCGCAACGCTCGCCCCAAGTACATTGAAACCTTCTGGAACCTGGCGAACTGGGAATTTGCATCGAAGAATTTCGAAGGTTAA
- a CDS encoding DUF192 domain-containing protein, with product MHFDHINKYCTTFRLTLVTAALGLAACISNAAGPAQSQLPTLQIRVGQHDVKAELANTDLSRQIGLMNRKELGGNSGMLFVFKRSETQCMWMKNTLIDLDVAFADANGKILNIEQMKAGTTDIHCSSGNAKLALEMNHGWFSTRGIDAGEKLHVPEQVLETRE from the coding sequence ATGCACTTTGATCACATCAACAAATACTGCACTACTTTCAGGCTGACTTTGGTGACAGCTGCGCTGGGCTTGGCTGCCTGCATAAGCAATGCTGCAGGGCCGGCGCAATCCCAATTGCCAACACTTCAAATACGCGTGGGCCAACATGATGTGAAAGCAGAGTTGGCCAACACCGATCTAAGCCGTCAAATCGGGCTAATGAACCGAAAGGAGCTGGGCGGGAATTCAGGAATGCTGTTTGTGTTCAAACGCAGTGAAACACAATGTATGTGGATGAAAAACACCCTGATTGATCTGGATGTGGCCTTTGCAGACGCCAACGGCAAAATTCTGAATATTGAACAGATGAAAGCAGGTACGACTGACATTCACTGCTCCAGCGGCAACGCCAAACTTGCGCTGGAAATGAACCATGGCTGGTTTTCAACGCGCGGTATTGATGCAGGTGAAAAACTGCATGTGCCAGAGCAGGTCCTGGAAACCAGGGAATAG
- the icd gene encoding NADP-dependent isocitrate dehydrogenase: MYQHIKVPSVGEKITVNSDYSLNVPDQPIIPYIEGDGTGFDITPVMIDVVDAAVAKAYGGKRKISWMEIYAGEKSTKVYGPDVWLPEETLEVLKEYVVSVKGPLTTPVGGGIRSINVALRQQLDLYVCLRPVRYFAGVPSPVKEPHKTDMVIFRENSEDIYAGIEYEAETDKAKKLIKFLREEMGVSKIRFPETSGIGIKPISKEGTERLFRKAVQYAIDNKKPSVTIVHKGNIMKYTEGAFAAWSYALAKNEFGAELLDGGPWMKIKAAHGDIVIKDVIADAFLQQILLRPAEYSVIATMNLNGDYISDALAAQVGGIGIAPGANLSDSIAMFEATHGTAPKYAGKDYVNPGSQILSAEMMLRHMGWVEAADLIITSMEKSITSKKVTYDFARLMDGATQVSCSGFGQVMIDHM; the protein is encoded by the coding sequence ATGTACCAACACATTAAAGTCCCATCAGTCGGCGAAAAAATCACGGTCAATAGTGATTACTCGTTGAACGTACCCGATCAACCCATCATTCCATACATCGAAGGCGATGGCACTGGTTTTGACATTACACCAGTGATGATCGACGTGGTCGACGCTGCTGTGGCCAAAGCATACGGTGGCAAGCGCAAAATCAGCTGGATGGAAATTTACGCGGGCGAAAAGTCCACCAAGGTGTACGGCCCCGATGTGTGGCTGCCAGAAGAAACCCTGGAAGTGTTGAAAGAATATGTGGTGTCTGTCAAAGGCCCATTGACCACACCCGTAGGTGGCGGTATTCGTTCCATTAACGTGGCTTTGCGTCAGCAGCTTGATTTGTATGTGTGCCTTCGCCCAGTGCGCTACTTTGCCGGCGTGCCCAGCCCGGTAAAAGAGCCCCACAAAACCGACATGGTGATTTTCCGCGAGAACTCGGAAGACATTTATGCCGGTATTGAATACGAGGCGGAAACCGACAAAGCCAAAAAGCTGATCAAGTTTCTGCGTGAAGAAATGGGTGTGAGCAAGATTCGTTTCCCCGAAACTTCAGGCATTGGAATCAAGCCAATTTCTAAAGAAGGCACAGAGCGCCTGTTCCGCAAGGCCGTTCAGTACGCCATCGACAATAAAAAGCCTTCGGTGACGATTGTGCACAAGGGCAACATCATGAAGTACACCGAAGGCGCTTTTGCGGCTTGGTCTTACGCTTTGGCCAAGAACGAATTCGGCGCCGAACTGCTGGACGGCGGCCCCTGGATGAAAATCAAGGCTGCGCATGGTGACATCGTGATCAAAGATGTGATCGCCGATGCCTTCTTGCAGCAAATTCTGCTGCGCCCAGCTGAATACAGCGTGATCGCCACCATGAACTTGAATGGCGATTATATTTCTGATGCCCTGGCCGCCCAGGTCGGTGGTATTGGCATTGCCCCCGGTGCGAATTTGTCCGATTCAATTGCCATGTTTGAAGCCACCCACGGCACAGCGCCCAAGTATGCAGGCAAAGACTATGTGAACCCGGGTTCGCAAATTTTGTCTGCAGAAATGATGCTGCGTCACATGGGTTGGGTTGAGGCGGCTGATCTCATTATTACTTCCATGGAAAAATCCATCACGTCCAAGAAAGTAACTTATGATTTTGCGCGCTTGATGGACGGTGCCACACAGGTAAGCTGTTCAGGTTTCGGTCAAGTCATGATCGACCACATGTAA
- the xseA gene encoding exodeoxyribonuclease VII large subunit has translation MIDLKTVFSVSQLARHLNDHLRNEFGSIRIQGEVASFTRASSGHWYLALKDESAQLKAVMFRQRNVLAGFFPAVGDKVEVLAQLAMYEQRGELQLIIDVMKKAGQGNLHEQYLQLKTKLTQEGLFDSARKRPLPSVVFNLGVITSLQAAALADVKQALARRAPHVEYSVYHTAVQGEQAAAQIIEALRKADSAGHEALVLCRGGGSLEDLWSFNVEAVVRAVAACKTPIVVGVGHETDVTLAEFAADLRAATPTAAAELISRPTSELLSEIQSLHVGLRKALRHRAQMLVQRVDRAELGLLTPTAYLNTLESRLSTANGRLPRLVERGLAQQTNSIQVLWESVSLEMNAAQNSANRSAQLLESGLMAAQRRNIAASDSRVDRLGSVVEAVSPQRTLERGYAFLQPQHGNAVVRSVLDVQTGDALRATVADGEILVNVREKTELRGPFNEDVKNSR, from the coding sequence ATGATTGACTTAAAAACGGTTTTCTCGGTCAGCCAGCTCGCCAGGCACCTGAATGATCACCTCCGAAATGAATTTGGCTCCATCCGGATTCAGGGTGAGGTGGCGTCTTTTACCCGTGCCTCCTCCGGGCATTGGTATTTGGCCCTGAAGGACGAATCTGCACAACTGAAGGCGGTTATGTTTCGCCAACGCAATGTTCTCGCAGGTTTTTTCCCGGCGGTGGGCGACAAAGTTGAAGTGCTTGCGCAACTGGCCATGTATGAACAGCGTGGCGAGTTGCAGTTGATCATTGATGTCATGAAAAAGGCCGGGCAAGGCAATCTGCATGAACAGTACCTGCAACTGAAAACCAAATTGACTCAGGAGGGGTTGTTCGATTCTGCCCGCAAGCGCCCACTGCCTTCGGTGGTTTTTAATCTCGGGGTGATCACTTCACTGCAAGCCGCTGCACTTGCTGATGTAAAACAGGCCTTGGCAAGGCGCGCGCCCCATGTGGAGTACTCGGTTTACCACACCGCGGTGCAGGGCGAACAGGCCGCAGCACAAATTATTGAGGCCCTTCGCAAAGCCGATTCAGCAGGCCACGAGGCGCTGGTGCTTTGCCGCGGAGGTGGCAGTCTAGAGGATCTGTGGAGTTTCAACGTAGAAGCGGTTGTGCGTGCAGTGGCCGCTTGCAAAACCCCCATCGTGGTTGGCGTGGGGCACGAAACGGATGTGACCCTGGCTGAATTTGCCGCAGACCTTCGCGCCGCCACGCCGACCGCAGCTGCCGAATTGATCAGCCGGCCCACCAGTGAACTGCTGTCCGAGATTCAAAGTTTGCATGTGGGCTTGCGCAAGGCTTTACGTCACCGAGCCCAAATGCTTGTTCAACGGGTGGATCGGGCTGAACTAGGTTTGCTGACCCCTACTGCTTATCTGAACACCCTTGAATCTCGTTTGAGTACCGCAAATGGCCGCCTGCCGCGCCTTGTCGAGCGAGGCCTTGCACAACAAACCAATTCAATTCAGGTGTTGTGGGAATCCGTGTCGCTTGAAATGAATGCAGCTCAAAACTCAGCCAATCGAAGTGCCCAGCTTCTTGAAAGTGGGCTAATGGCTGCGCAGCGGCGCAACATTGCCGCATCGGATTCTCGCGTGGACCGTCTTGGCTCTGTGGTTGAGGCCGTCTCCCCCCAAAGAACGCTGGAGCGTGGCTATGCCTTTTTGCAGCCACAGCACGGAAACGCAGTTGTTCGCTCTGTGCTGGATGTGCAAACTGGCGATGCCTTGCGAGCCACAGTGGCGGACGGTGAAATTTTGGTGAATGTGCGCGAGAAAACTGAGCTGCGTGGACCGTTCAACGAGGACGTCAAAAATTCAAGATAG